The genomic stretch TGTAACTGAAGATTTTAAAAAAATGACACAACACAAGCAAAAACAAGTTGAAGATATGAATAAATCTAAGGGTAATGTCATTAAAGATGGGCAAGAAAGAAATAAAAATAAGCAACAAAGCTCATCTAAAGGGCAGTTACAAGAAGATGAAGAAAATGAAGTTGATACTGTTAAATTTGCTGTTGATAGTAATAGAGGGAAGCATATCGATATTAGAACATAGTAGGTTCTAGGAGATTATTATTATGGAAATTTTTTGGCTGTTATTGATAGCAGCTATTGGCTTTTTTATATATACCGTAAAAAAAGAGCGCAAGTATGAATTACAACAAAAACAATATGATGGATCAACACAACAATTACAAAAAAAGCTAGAAGAGGCTGCTGATAATATTGTTGCAATGATTGATGAACGTAATGACCAGTTAGCGTTTTTAATAGTAGAAGCTGATGCAAAAATATCTCAGCTTGAAGAAAAAATATTGCAATTTTCAAAATTAAGTGAAACTGAGTTAGTGCATCCAACAGTTCAGGAAGAGATGCTGTTACCAACAATAGAAAGCACTGAAAGTGATGAAAGTGATGAAAGTGATGAAGATTTTTTATCGGGCAAAGGACAAAAAGAGCAAGTTTTGTTATTGCGGTCACGAGGTGAGACCATTAATGAAATCGTTAAAAAAGTTGGATTAGAAGAAACAGCAGTAAAATTAATAATAGAAATGAACAAATAACAAGAATAAATATTGTATTTATTCTTGTTATATTTATGTTGATATGATATAATACTTACGGTGTAAAAAAACGCACGTTTTCTAATTTTGTACTGTGCCTATAAGGTTAAAACAAAAAATGCGGAAAACGGAGGAAAAAAAACAGGAGGTGCACACACCATGGCAGTAATTTCAATGAAACAGCTTTTAGAAGCAGGTGTTCATTTTGGACACCAAACAAGAAGATGGAACCCGAAAATGGCTCCATACATTTTCACTGAGCGTAACGGTATTTATATTATCGATTTACAAAAAACAGTGAAAAAAGTTGATGAAGCGTACAACTTTTTACGTGATGTAGCAGAATCAGGAGAAACCATTTTATTTGTTGGTACTAAAAAACAAGCTCAAGAAGCAGTAAAAGATGAAGCTATCAGATCTGGTATGTTTTATGTAAATGAAAGATGGTTAGGCGGTATGCTAACTAACTTCCAAACAATTCAAAAACGTATTAAACGTTTATGCGAATTAGAAGAAATGGAAGAAAACGGAACATTCGAAGTTCTTGGCAAAAAAGAAGTGCTTTCACTTCGTCATGAGATGGA from Negativicutes bacterium encodes the following:
- the rpsB gene encoding 30S ribosomal protein S2, with product MAVISMKQLLEAGVHFGHQTRRWNPKMAPYIFTERNGIYIIDLQKTVKKVDEAYNFLRDVAESGETILFVGTKKQAQEAVKDEAIRSGMFYVNERWLGGMLTNFQTIQKRIKRLCELEEMEENGTFEVLGKKEVLSLRHEMERLQKFLGGIKTMNKLPGALFIIDPRKERIAVAEAHKLGIPIVATVDTNCDPDEIDYVIPSNDDAIRAVKLLTARMADAVIEGRQGEQLSEAEVEA